The nucleotide sequence GGATCGACGGCGCGCCGGGTGCGGCCGGCCCTCGCGGGGCACGGCGACGGATCCGGTGGCTACCTGGTGCCGACGGACGTGCCGCCGACGACCTCCCCACGCCCCGAGGGCGCCGTGCTGCTCGTGATGCTCACGCGGCAACGGTACCCCGGGCGGGGGAATCGATCACGCGCTGGCGACCGGCCACACGTAGTCGAGGTCGTCCGGATCCCCCGGGAACGCCGGCCGGTACAGATCCGGCGCCTTCGCCAGCAGCTTCGAGCGGTGGGAGAGGTGCAGCTCCGCGCGGCCCCACCACGGCGGCCGGACGATGCGGCCCTCCGAGTAGGCCGCGAGGTCCGCCGGCACCTCGGCGATGATCGCGAGCGTCTTCTCGAAGCACGTGTCGGCGAACCCGCGCCGCATCCACTCGGCGCACGTCGCCTCCTGATACTCCATGAGCGCGGGGCGGTAGCCGCGCCACATGCGCGTGACGGGGTGGCTCTGCCAGCCGTAGCCGGCGACCGTCACGGCCTTCATCACCTGCAGCGTCTCGACGCGCTGCTTCCCGAGCCGCTTGTCGTCGAGCACGGCCATGCTCGCGTCGAGCTCGGGGTAGGGGAGGAACGTCTGCACCCGGCCAGTCAACTCCGACGGGCGCGGGGAGGCCGGCGCGGAGCGGTCAGCGCGACCAGGCGTACGGCGTGGTCGTGGAGCAGGCGATGAGGCCGGAGCGCTCGAGGATCGGGCGGGAGTAGTCGGTCGAGTCGCTGTGCATCAGGGTGCGGCCGGCCGCGAGGGCCGAGCGCGCGCGGGCCGCGGTGAGGGCGCGGTAGATGCCGCGGCCGCGCCACTCCGGCAGGGTCGCGCCGCCCCAGAGGCCGGCGAAGTCGGATCCCGCGACGGGCTCGAGCCGCCCCGCGGAGACGATCCGCCCGTCGGCCTCGGCCACCCAGAGCTCCATGCCGTCGTCGAGCCGGAGGCGGCGGAGGATCGCGTCGGCGTGGTCGGAGGAGACCTGGTCGCCGAAGACCTCGTCCTGCATGGCGCTCATCGCCCGCACGTCGGCCTCCGCGGTGATGCGCCGGAGCGTCACGCCCGCGGGCAGCGGCACGTCGACCGCGAGCGTCCGGGCCTCGCCCAGCATGATCGACTCGCGCTCCTCGGGCACGAAGCCGTTCTCCCGCAGGATCCCGTCGAGCCCGGGCGCGTGGTCGTGTCCGCGGGTCTTCCACTCCACGGTCGTGATCGCGGGGTCGTCGCGGAAGCGCGCGAGCGCGGCGGGGACGAGCTCCCGCAGGCCGGCCTCGTCGAGGCCGCCGAGGTCGGCGTACGTGATGAAGCCGCGTCCGCCGAGGAAGACGATGAGGCGCAGCGGTCCGAGCAGCCGCACGTCGAGCGCGCTCGGCGTCTCGGCGTCGGTGCGGAGCTGGGCGTCGTAGGCGGCGAGGAGGGCGGCGGCGGATCCGGCGGCGGGGGTCACGGGGTTCACCGTACGGGCTCGTGCAGCCACGCGAGGTCGACGCGCACGGCGTCCTCGCCGAACGCGATGCGCTCGGCGGCGTGGTGCTCGCGCCCGTCCACGCGCACCGACGCCGCCCGCGGCAGCCGCAGCGCAGTCCCGCCCGCGGGCGCCAGCCACTCCGCGCCCGGCACGCGCCGCACGACGAGCGAGGCGCCGTCGGCATCCCAATCGAGCCGGTCGACGACCAGCCCGCCGCGCGCGCGGAGCCCGGTGGCGGATCCTCGCGCCCACGCCGCCGGCAGCGCAGGGAGGACCGCGAGCGCGGCGGCATCGGAGCCGAGCAGCATCGCCGCGACGAGCGCGGGCAGGCCGCCGCTCGCGTCGAGGTTGAAGAGGCGACCGGCGTCGTGGCGGCTCGTGAGGGCGGGGCTCCAGTGGTCGACGGCGAGCCACTCCACGCACGTGAGCGCCGCCTCGCCGTCGCCGAGGGCCGCGGCCGCGAGCCCCACCTGCACCAGGCCGAACGCCATGCCCATGCGGCCGGGCGGCGGGGTCGGATCCTCGGCGCGCCAGGCGATCTTGGCGGCGACGGTCCGCGCGGCCGCGGCGCGGAGGCGGACGGACTCGTCCCCGTCGCCGACGAACGCCGGATCGATCTCGTCCCAGAGCGGGTGGAGCTGCGAAGCGTGGCGGTGCTGGATCCGCTCCGGCCAGCGCGGATCCAGCCACTCGGCGAGCGTGCCGTCGTCGGCCACCCGGTAGGGCGGCAGGTCGCGGATCACGGCGGCCCAGCGCGCGTCGAGCGAGGAGTCGCCGCGGGCCCGGCCGAGCAGGGCCGTGGCGCGGGCGGCGTCGCGGAGGATCGCGACGTCCATGGTCGCGTCGGTCGCGGCCGGGACGCGCTCGCCGGCGGGCGTGTTCTCGGGCGAGTAGGAGGGGACGAGGCGGCGCACCCCGTCGACCAGCACGGTGGCTGTCTCGGCGAAGCGCAGCACGCCCTCGGCGAGCTCCCACAGCCGGTCGTCGACGATGCCGCGGTCGCCCGTGGTGGCGACGGCGTCGGCGGCGACGCGGAGGATCCAGCCGCCGCAGCCCTGCCAGAACGGCATCGGGTAGTCGGCGTCGAAGTGGTCAGCCCGGCCGTGCGTGGACATGCGCGCGGGCAGCAGCATCCCCTCGGCGCCGTGGACGCGGCGCGCGTTCTCGCGGAAGTCGTCGAGGTGGGGGAGCACCAGCTCGAGCAGCGTGCGCGCGAGCTCGGGCGTGCCGGTGGGGATCAGGCTCGCGATGCCGCCGTTCTGCACGTTGCCATCGAGCGTGTAGTCCGCCGACCAGGCCGGGCGCCAGGTGCCCTGCCACACGCCCTGCAGCGTGGCCGGCAGCTCGCCGGTGGAGGAGATGATCGCCGCGCGCCCGCTGAGGTACGCGATCTCGACGACGCGGCGGCGGGCGGCGGGGTCGCCCGCGCGGGCGGCGGCCCAGATGTCCTCGGTGGTGGGGCGGGGGTCCGCGTCCGCGTCGCGCGCGGGCGCCTGGCCGTGGAGGTCGAGGGCGGATGCGGCGACGAGCCGGCCGTGCGTCGCGCGCTGGGCGTCGCGCAGGTCGTCCCATGCGGGCGTCGTCGCCGGAGTGGCGTCGGGCGTCGGTGCCGCGGATGCGGGTCCGACGGCCACCGCGAGGCGCAGCAGCGGGGTCGCGCCCGGGCCGGTGCGGACGATCGTGCGCGCGGATCCGCCGTCGACGTCCCACGCGCCGCTCGCGTCGCCCGCGCCGCTCGTGCCGCCCGTGCCCAGCGCGTCGACCGCCGTGACCGACCGCAGCGCGTCATCGCCCGCGCCGGCCTCGGCCGTGAGGATCCCGCGCGCACCGCCCGCGACGGACGCGCGCACCGCCGCGGAGGCGTCGGGCCCGCCCGTGTGCAGCGCCGTCGTGTCTCCCGCGCCGAGGCCGAGCTCGACGGCCGTCACGGAGTCCCGGTCGGACTCGAGCGCCAGCCAGCAGGCGGATCCGTCGCGCGGCGCGACGAGGCGCAGCGCGTGCCGGCCGCCCGCGAGATCCGTCCACGAGATCGCGGACTCGCCGCCGGCCGGGTCCATGGTGCGACGCATGTCCGCCACGCCACCCGGCGTGCGGATCACGAGGGTCGCGCAGATGCCCAGCGGATCCGTCCAGACGAGGTCGTCGCCGTAGCCGCTGTCGCGCGCGCCCGCCATGAGCTCGGCGCTTGCCGTGTCGGGGTCGCCCGCGAGGAGGGCGCGGCGGATCGCGTCGAGTCGGGGCCGGAGGTCGGGCGCGTGCGGCCGCGGGTTCACCGGCGGGAACCAGCGCTCGTGCGCGAGGGAGACGGTGATCGCGTCGGCCGGCCCGTGCGCGACGGCGCCGACGCGCCCGCTGCCGACGACGATCCCCTCCTCCCAGGTCGGCGCCGCGGTCGCGGTCGTGAATGAGTGGGTGAGGTGCGCGTCGTCGCGCGAGATCGAGCGGATGATCGGGTCCTTCCGGTCGGTCGGTCGGCCGTGCGTCGTGGGCGGTACCACGGTAGCGAGCGGCGCCGCGGCGGCGGGCGGGCCGTCCCGGGCGGAGGGCGGGGGCGGATCCCGACGGCGCCCTCCCCGCTCGCCCTAGGATCGCGGGATGCTCGGACCTCTCCAGCGCCTCGATCCCCCCGCCCGGCGCATCCTCATCGGCGCGCCGGCGGGAGCGGGCAAGACCACGCTGGCCCGGCGGATCCAGCAGCGCACGGGCCTCCCGCACACCGAGATGGACGCCCTCTTCCACGGTCCCGACTGGACCGAGCTGCCCACCTTCCGCGACGACGTCGAGGCCTTCTCGTCGCGCGACGCCTGGGTCGCCGAGTGGCAGTACACGACGCAGCTCGGGCAGCTGCTGCCGTCGCGCGCCGACACCCTCGTCTGGCTCGACCTGCCCGTGGCGGTGCAGATGGGGCGGCTGATCCGCCGCACGGTCGTCCGCCGCTGGCGCCGCGAGCGGCTGTGGCACGGCAACGTCGAGCCGCCGATGCGCACCGTCCTCACCGATCCGGACCACATCGTCCGCTGGGGGTGGCGGGGGCGCGCGAAGACGCGGAAGCGCGTCGTGCTCGCGGCCGTCGAGCACCCGCACCTCCGGATCGTGCGGCTGCGGTCGACCCGCGAGGTCGACGTGTGGTTGCGCGGGCTGCCGGGCGCGGGTCAGCCGCCCGTGCCGCCGTCCGCCGCGGGGTAGAGGTCGCTGCAGCTGAGGCCGATCGGACCGGGGCCGTCCATCGTCAGGGGCGGGAACGACTCCAGCGGTGGCGCGGCGGAGACCATGTCGGATCCGTTGACCGCCGCCCAGATGGTGCCGGCGAAGTCCTCGCGCGTCGGATCCTGGTCCGTCGCCCACAGCGCCACGAACCGCTCCGGCTGCACGCCGTCCTCGATCGGCGGCACCACCTGCCCCGCCAGGGTCCAGACCTTCTGGTCGTCGTCCCAGACGGTCTCGAGACCGTCGAGCTGGAGGTCCGGATAGGGCCCCGGATCCGCCGCGATGCTGGCGTTGACGGCCGCGAGCGCGGCGGGGGAGGCGTCCGCGCAGTCCGTGACGCCGCCCGCGTCGGGGTCGGCCGTCGGCGTCGGCGTCGCGACGGACGTCGGCAGGTTGATCGGCGGCTCCTCCGGCGCGAGCCCGCCCGCCCCGCCGGGCACCGCGCACCCGCTCAGCGTGAGGACGGCGGCGGCGCACAGTCCCGCCCAGGCGACGGTCGTCCGCGGAGCGCTCATGCCCCGACGCTAGGGGGTCACGCGGCGCGGACGGAGGGCTCGCGGCGATCCGCACCCGGACTGGGGTGGTCCGCGTCGGACGCCGCGCCCGCCCGCCGCCCCTCCGTCACCAGCACCGCCGCCACGCCCGCGCCGCACAGCACGAACCCCGCGAGCGTGACCGGCGTGATCCGCTCCCCGAGCAGCAGCGCGCCCGCTGCCGCGGTCGTCGGCGCGACCAGGAACAGCAGCGCGTTGAGCGCCGTGATCCCGACCCGCTCGAGCAGCCACCAGTACAGGCCGTAGGCGCCGAGGGTCGGCACGAGCGCGGCGACAACTGTCGTGATCCAGAACACGGCATCCGCGGGCGGCACCAGCGTCCCGGTCGCGACCGCGGCCACCACGAGCGCCACCGTCGTGACGTCGACGTGCACGGTCAGCGTCACGAGCGCGGGAGGCCGTCCGTGCGAGCGGCGCTCGAGGAACGTCCCCGCGACGAGGCACGCCATCGCCGCCGCGGGAAGCAGGTAGGCGACCGGATCCGCGTCCGCCGCCCCCGCCTGCGACCGCACCACGAGCACCACGCCGACGGCGCCGAGCGCGAGCCCGGCCCACTGGGCGCCGCGCACGCGCAGCCCGAGCAGCGGCCCGACGAGCGTCGCGACGACGAGCGGCTGCACCGCGTCGATGAGCGCCGTCGTGCCGGTCGCGATGCCCGCGCCGATCGCCGCGTACACGAACGCGCAGTAGCCGAGCTGCGCGAACGCGCCGATGAGCGCCTGCCGCCCGAGCGTCCGCGGCGCGATCCCCCGGGCCGCGCCGGTCGCGCCGACGAGCCCCACGAGCAGCACGGCGAGCGGCGCGAACCGCCAGACGAGCAGCGTCGTCGCGGGCACCTCGACCGTGCCGACGGCCGCGATGAGGAACCCCGAGCTCCACGCGAGCACGAACCCGGCGGCCGCCACGACGGTCACGAGCGGTCGAGGTAAACCGATCTGTCTACTGCGCATGGGCCCGACTATACAGAACGGTATAGTCGGCGTGTGAAGACCCCCGTCCCCGACCTCGCCGCGCTCACCCCCGGCGCCCGTCGCGTGCTCGACGCGGCGTCCGAGCTCTTCTACGCGCGGGGGATCCACGTGGTCGGCGTCGACGCGATCGCCGCGGCCGCGGGCGTCACCAAGAAGACGATCTACGACCGCTTCGGCTCCAAGGAGCAGCTGGTGGTCGCGTACCTGCAGCACCGCGACGCGCGCTGGCGCGAGCACCTCGCGGCGCGGCTCGCGGGCACGCCGGAGCCCGGGATCGACCGGGTGCTCGCGGTGTTCGACGCGGCGATCACGTGGGCCGTCGCGAACACGCCCAAGGGCTGCAGCGCGATCAACGCGCGCGCGGAGCTGGGCGCGGGCCACCTGGGCGACGAGGAGGACGGCCATGACGTGCTCCCCGAGGTGATGCGGCAGAAGGCGTGGCTGCACGAGCTGCTGCGCGACCTGTGCCGCGAGGCCGGGATCCCGGATGCGGCGTCCACCGCCCGAACGCTGATGCTCGTCTACGAGGGCGGCCTGGTGACGCTCGGCATGGGCACCTTCGCGCACCCGATGGCGGTCGCGCGCGATGCGGCGCGCGCGCTGCTCGAGGCGTCGTCGTCGATGGGAGCGGGACGGTGAGCGAGGAGGCGCCCTGCCCCTTCTGCGCGCTGCTCCGCGACGAGCCGCTGGTCGCGCCGCTGCCGCAGGACGTCGTCGCCGAGCGCGATCGCGCGGTCGCCGTCATCGCGCCGCGCTGGTGGCCGCGCAATCGCGGGCATGCCCTGGTGATCCCGCGGGCCCACGTCCGCGACCTCTACTCCGTGACGCCCGACGACCTCCACGCCGTGATGGACCTCGTGCAGGAGGTGGCCGTGGCGATGCGCGCGGCGTACGGCTGCGCGGGCATCTCGATCCGGCAGCACAACGAGTCGGCGGGCGGACAGGACGTGTGGCACCTCCACGTCCACGTCTTCCCGCGCGCGGAGGGCGACGACCTGTACGGATCCGCGCCGCTGCCCGGCTTCGCGTCGCCCGAGGAGCGCCTGCCGTTCGCGCGCCTGCTGCGCGAGGAGCTGTCCGCTCGTCGGCGGGGAGATCCTGAGACCCGGACGCCGCAGCCCGACCCGGCCTAGCGTCGGAGGCACGAGCCGAGCGCGCACCCGACGCCCGGCCGCCCATCCGTCCGATCCGCAGGAGGAGAACCATGACCACCATCGCCATCGTGGGGGCCGGTGCCGGCCTCGGCGCCGCCGTCGCCCGCCGCTTCGGAGCCGAGGGCTTCGCCGTCGCGCTCATCTCCCGCAGCCAGGAGCGCGTCGACGAGCTCGCGCGCACCCTCGCCGACGAGGGGATCACCGCCCGCGGGTACGTCGCGAACGTCCGCGACCACGCGGCGCTCGCCGCCGCGCTCGACCGGGCGGCGCAGGAGCTCGGCCCTGTCGAGGTGCTCCAGTACAGCCCGCTGCCGCAGAAGGAGTTCCTGCGGCCGGTGCTCGAGACCACCCCCGGCGACCTCGTCGGCGCGTTCGAGTTCTCCATCCAGGCGCCCGTCGCCGCGGTGCACCAGGTGCTGCAGGGCATGCGCGTGCTCGGCCGCGGGACCGTCCTCTTCATCAACGGCGGCACCGCCGTGCAGCCGCTGCCGAAGTACGCCGGCACGTCCATCGCCTTCGCGGGCGAGAGCGCCTACGGGCAGATGATCCACGAGGCGCTCGCCGGCGACGGGATCCACGTGGGCCAGCTGATCATCCCGGGCGCGATCATCCCGGGCCACGAGAAGAAGGACCCCCGGGTCCTCGCGGACACGCTCTGGTCCATGCACGAGGAGCGCGGCGACTTCCGCCGCTTCGCCGCCGACATGGACGACGAGTAGGCAGCGACCGGTCGCGTGAGTCGCCCTGACGGGGGCCTGCGCGATCGACGCCCGGCTGGGATGCTCGGAGCATGGACGCCACCGCACCCCTGCTGACCTGGACCCTGGCCGCCGAGATCCCCGTCCCCGCCGACGTGCACGAGCTGCTCGTGGAAGGAGAGCAGGCGGTTGCCTCGTTCCGCACCTTCCGCGACTCGGCCACCTTCACGACGAAGCGCCTCATCGTGCGCGACGCCCAGGGGATCACGGGCAAGAAGGTGGAGCTGTACTCGCTGCCGTACAGCGCCATCAACATGTGGTCGACCGAGAACGCGGGCACCTTCGACCTCAACGCGGAACTCGAGCTCTGGACCCGCGCCGGTCACATCAAGGTGAAGCTCGGCAAGGGCGCCGACATCCGGCGCATTGACGGCCTCATCGCCTGGGCCGTACTGCACGCGCACTGACCCGGGCACGACGAAGGGGAGGGGGAGCGACCCGGATGCGCTCCCCCTCCCCTCGGCCGTGCGGCCCCGAGGGCCGCGACGACGCCTACTTGGTCGGCGTGGCCTTCACCAGGAACTCGACCGTGCCCTGGTCCTCGACGCTCACGAAGCCGAGGCTCGGGGCCTGGACGCCGTAGTCCGAGAAGGTGACGGGGATGGATCCGCTCACCTGCACGCCGTCGCCCGAGAGCGCGGCCTGCAGCGGCACGGTGACCGTCTGCGTGACGCCGTGCATGGTCAGCTCGCCGGTCGCCTGGACCGTCGCGACCTGGCCGTCGGCGGGCACGGCCGCGTCGACCGGCTGGGTCAGCGTGAAGGTCGCGTCGGGGTACTTGGAGACCTCCATCGCGGTGCCGCGGAAGTACTCGTCGCGCGGTGCCGCGTCGGTGGCGATGCTCGCGACGTCGACCTTCACGGTCGCGGCCGAGAGGGTGGATCCGTCGACCGTGATGGATCCGGTCACGTCCTCGGTCTTGCCGACGACGGTCACGTCGGTGCCGTTGAGCACCTCGGCGACGCGGTAGCCGGCGGTGCTGCCGGTGCCGATCTGCCACTCGCCGGACAGGTCGCTCGTGTCGAGCGTGGAGTCGGCGGGGGCGGCCGAGACGGACGGGGCAGCCGCGGGGGCGCCGACGATCACGTCGCGGTAGAAGGCGGGGCCGAACGCGGCGGCGCTGACACCGAGCACGACCACCACGGCCGCGCTCGTGCCGAGGATGATCTTGGTCTTCTTCTGCATGGGGGTCTCCTGATCCGGATGGTGCTCATCTGATCGCCGCGAGAGGCTGCGCCGACATCAGGGACGACGGACCAGCGAGGAGGATCGTTCACGGGCTCAGCGTCCTGCCAGGTTCGCGGCCTCGGCGGGCGCGTCAGCGGGTGCGCTCCCCACGCACGGGACCGCCCGCCGACGTGCGTCGGCGGGCGGTCCCGGTCGTGCTCGCGAGGCTCCGCGGATCAGCGGCCGGTGGGATTCCAGCCGTCCGTGCCCGCGAGGTAGCGCTGCGTCGTGAATGCCGCCGCGTCCG is from Clavibacter sp. A6099 and encodes:
- a CDS encoding MSMEG_6728 family protein — translated: MQTFLPYPELDASMAVLDDKRLGKQRVETLQVMKAVTVAGYGWQSHPVTRMWRGYRPALMEYQEATCAEWMRRGFADTCFEKTLAIIAEVPADLAAYSEGRIVRPPWWGRAELHLSHRSKLLAKAPDLYRPAFPGDPDDLDYVWPVASA
- a CDS encoding GNAT family N-acetyltransferase, which encodes MTPAAGSAAALLAAYDAQLRTDAETPSALDVRLLGPLRLIVFLGGRGFITYADLGGLDEAGLRELVPAALARFRDDPAITTVEWKTRGHDHAPGLDGILRENGFVPEERESIMLGEARTLAVDVPLPAGVTLRRITAEADVRAMSAMQDEVFGDQVSSDHADAILRRLRLDDGMELWVAEADGRIVSAGRLEPVAGSDFAGLWGGATLPEWRGRGIYRALTAARARSALAAGRTLMHSDSTDYSRPILERSGLIACSTTTPYAWSR
- a CDS encoding glycosyl hydrolase family 95 catalytic domain-containing protein, producing the protein MVPPTTHGRPTDRKDPIIRSISRDDAHLTHSFTTATAAPTWEEGIVVGSGRVGAVAHGPADAITVSLAHERWFPPVNPRPHAPDLRPRLDAIRRALLAGDPDTASAELMAGARDSGYGDDLVWTDPLGICATLVIRTPGGVADMRRTMDPAGGESAISWTDLAGGRHALRLVAPRDGSACWLALESDRDSVTAVELGLGAGDTTALHTGGPDASAAVRASVAGGARGILTAEAGAGDDALRSVTAVDALGTGGTSGAGDASGAWDVDGGSARTIVRTGPGATPLLRLAVAVGPASAAPTPDATPATTPAWDDLRDAQRATHGRLVAASALDLHGQAPARDADADPRPTTEDIWAAARAGDPAARRRVVEIAYLSGRAAIISSTGELPATLQGVWQGTWRPAWSADYTLDGNVQNGGIASLIPTGTPELARTLLELVLPHLDDFRENARRVHGAEGMLLPARMSTHGRADHFDADYPMPFWQGCGGWILRVAADAVATTGDRGIVDDRLWELAEGVLRFAETATVLVDGVRRLVPSYSPENTPAGERVPAATDATMDVAILRDAARATALLGRARGDSSLDARWAAVIRDLPPYRVADDGTLAEWLDPRWPERIQHRHASQLHPLWDEIDPAFVGDGDESVRLRAAAARTVAAKIAWRAEDPTPPPGRMGMAFGLVQVGLAAAALGDGEAALTCVEWLAVDHWSPALTSRHDAGRLFNLDASGGLPALVAAMLLGSDAAALAVLPALPAAWARGSATGLRARGGLVVDRLDWDADGASLVVRRVPGAEWLAPAGGTALRLPRAASVRVDGREHHAAERIAFGEDAVRVDLAWLHEPVR
- a CDS encoding ATPase AAA, with amino-acid sequence MLGPLQRLDPPARRILIGAPAGAGKTTLARRIQQRTGLPHTEMDALFHGPDWTELPTFRDDVEAFSSRDAWVAEWQYTTQLGQLLPSRADTLVWLDLPVAVQMGRLIRRTVVRRWRRERLWHGNVEPPMRTVLTDPDHIVRWGWRGRAKTRKRVVLAAVEHPHLRIVRLRSTREVDVWLRGLPGAGQPPVPPSAAG
- a CDS encoding DMT family transporter; its protein translation is MRSRQIGLPRPLVTVVAAAGFVLAWSSGFLIAAVGTVEVPATTLLVWRFAPLAVLLVGLVGATGAARGIAPRTLGRQALIGAFAQLGYCAFVYAAIGAGIATGTTALIDAVQPLVVATLVGPLLGLRVRGAQWAGLALGAVGVVLVVRSQAGAADADPVAYLLPAAAMACLVAGTFLERRSHGRPPALVTLTVHVDVTTVALVVAAVATGTLVPPADAVFWITTVVAALVPTLGAYGLYWWLLERVGITALNALLFLVAPTTAAAGALLLGERITPVTLAGFVLCGAGVAAVLVTEGRRAGAASDADHPSPGADRREPSVRAA
- a CDS encoding TetR/AcrR family transcriptional regulator; the encoded protein is MKTPVPDLAALTPGARRVLDAASELFYARGIHVVGVDAIAAAAGVTKKTIYDRFGSKEQLVVAYLQHRDARWREHLAARLAGTPEPGIDRVLAVFDAAITWAVANTPKGCSAINARAELGAGHLGDEEDGHDVLPEVMRQKAWLHELLRDLCREAGIPDAASTARTLMLVYEGGLVTLGMGTFAHPMAVARDAARALLEASSSMGAGR
- a CDS encoding HIT family protein translates to MSEEAPCPFCALLRDEPLVAPLPQDVVAERDRAVAVIAPRWWPRNRGHALVIPRAHVRDLYSVTPDDLHAVMDLVQEVAVAMRAAYGCAGISIRQHNESAGGQDVWHLHVHVFPRAEGDDLYGSAPLPGFASPEERLPFARLLREELSARRRGDPETRTPQPDPA
- a CDS encoding SDR family NAD(P)-dependent oxidoreductase; the protein is MTTIAIVGAGAGLGAAVARRFGAEGFAVALISRSQERVDELARTLADEGITARGYVANVRDHAALAAALDRAAQELGPVEVLQYSPLPQKEFLRPVLETTPGDLVGAFEFSIQAPVAAVHQVLQGMRVLGRGTVLFINGGTAVQPLPKYAGTSIAFAGESAYGQMIHEALAGDGIHVGQLIIPGAIIPGHEKKDPRVLADTLWSMHEERGDFRRFAADMDDE
- a CDS encoding PH domain-containing protein, producing MDATAPLLTWTLAAEIPVPADVHELLVEGEQAVASFRTFRDSATFTTKRLIVRDAQGITGKKVELYSLPYSAINMWSTENAGTFDLNAELELWTRAGHIKVKLGKGADIRRIDGLIAWAVLHAH
- a CDS encoding YceI family protein, whose protein sequence is MQKKTKIILGTSAAVVVVLGVSAAAFGPAFYRDVIVGAPAAAPSVSAAPADSTLDTSDLSGEWQIGTGSTAGYRVAEVLNGTDVTVVGKTEDVTGSITVDGSTLSAATVKVDVASIATDAAPRDEYFRGTAMEVSKYPDATFTLTQPVDAAVPADGQVATVQATGELTMHGVTQTVTVPLQAALSGDGVQVSGSIPVTFSDYGVQAPSLGFVSVEDQGTVEFLVKATPTK